Proteins encoded together in one Formosa sp. Hel3_A1_48 window:
- the pseB gene encoding UDP-N-acetylglucosamine 4,6-dehydratase (inverting) yields MNLTNKSILITGGTGSLGKALTERIFNTYPNVKRLVIFSRDEQKQFLMAQEYPVDKFPAIRFFIGDVRDRERLIRAMDGIDYVIHAAAMKHVHLAEYNPSECVKTNVNGAENVIHACLETNVKRVVALSTDKACAPINLYGATKLTSDKLFVAANGIKGNRDIRFSVVRYGNVMGSNGSVIPFFIKKRAEGFLPITDLNMTRFNISLSGGVDMVLHALKHAWGGEIFVPKIPSYKITDVAKAIAPNIEQREVGIRPGEKLHEAMITSSDSYNTYDLGKYYTILPTVLNWDLDEFIKVFDAKKVPEGFRYNSGENDEWETVESLRALIKEHVDSNFTL; encoded by the coding sequence ATGAACCTAACTAACAAATCTATCCTAATAACAGGCGGCACAGGCTCTTTAGGGAAAGCCTTAACCGAAAGGATTTTTAACACTTATCCTAATGTTAAAAGATTAGTCATTTTTTCAAGAGATGAGCAAAAACAATTTTTAATGGCTCAAGAATACCCTGTAGACAAATTTCCAGCGATTCGTTTTTTTATTGGTGATGTTAGAGATCGAGAACGCCTGATTAGAGCTATGGATGGAATTGACTATGTAATCCATGCTGCAGCGATGAAGCATGTTCATTTGGCCGAATACAATCCATCAGAGTGTGTAAAAACAAATGTCAATGGTGCGGAAAATGTGATTCATGCATGTTTAGAAACTAATGTAAAAAGAGTTGTAGCGCTTTCTACAGATAAAGCATGTGCGCCTATTAATCTTTATGGGGCTACTAAATTAACTTCTGACAAACTATTTGTTGCTGCTAATGGTATAAAAGGAAACAGAGATATTCGTTTTTCAGTTGTCCGATATGGGAATGTAATGGGATCCAATGGATCTGTGATTCCATTTTTTATAAAAAAGAGAGCGGAAGGGTTTTTGCCCATTACAGATTTGAATATGACGCGTTTTAACATCTCACTTTCTGGTGGTGTAGACATGGTGTTACACGCCCTTAAACATGCTTGGGGCGGTGAAATATTTGTACCTAAGATACCGTCCTATAAAATTACAGATGTAGCTAAAGCTATAGCCCCCAATATTGAGCAACGTGAGGTTGGAATTCGACCAGGAGAAAAACTTCATGAAGCCATGATTACGTCTTCAGATTCTTACAACACCTACGATCTGGGGAAATATTACACTATTTTACCAACGGTTTTGAACTGGGATTTAGATGAATTTATAAAAGTCTTTGATGCAAAAAAAGTTCCCGAAGGATTTCGTTACAATTCTGGAGAAAATGATGAATGGGAAACTGTCGAAAGTCTGAGAGCATTAATAAAAGAACATGTAGACTCAAATTTTACATTGTAA
- the pseC gene encoding UDP-4-amino-4,6-dideoxy-N-acetyl-beta-L-altrosamine transaminase: MNSIPYGRQHIDQDDIDAVVSTLQSDFLTQGPVVKQFEDQFSAYIGAKYAVAVSNATAGLHLANLALGLKKGDRIITTPITFAATANCARYCGAEVWFADIDSDTYLLSLESTRNLIESKPKGFFKGIIPVDFAGLPVNMEAFRALADEYNLWLIEDACHAPGGHFTDSKGTKQMCGNSNYADIGIFSFHPVKHIACGEGGMITTNSEALYKKLSMLRTHGITKENMVENHGGWFYEMQELGFNYRLTDIQSALGIKQLAKNKASVVRRNEIANNYKQAFNGKVKFQNLPDGNLNAHHLFVIEVEDRKGLYDYLRTHSIFAQIHYIPLHTLPYYKEIGYGSADLSHSENYYSKCISLPMYPTLTDDEQAFVIEKVLEFVNGK, translated from the coding sequence ATGAACTCAATCCCTTATGGAAGGCAACATATAGACCAAGATGATATTGATGCTGTTGTGTCGACCTTACAGAGTGATTTTCTAACTCAAGGGCCAGTGGTCAAACAATTCGAAGACCAATTTTCAGCGTATATTGGCGCAAAATATGCAGTTGCTGTGAGCAATGCCACCGCAGGACTTCATTTGGCCAATCTGGCGTTAGGCTTAAAAAAGGGTGACCGCATTATAACCACACCCATTACATTTGCCGCAACAGCAAACTGCGCGCGCTATTGCGGAGCAGAAGTATGGTTTGCCGATATTGACTCAGACACCTATTTACTTTCATTAGAAAGTACCAGAAATTTGATCGAAAGTAAACCAAAAGGATTTTTTAAAGGGATTATTCCAGTGGATTTTGCGGGTTTGCCCGTAAATATGGAAGCTTTTAGGGCTTTAGCGGATGAATATAATCTATGGCTTATTGAAGATGCTTGTCATGCGCCAGGAGGACATTTCACAGATTCAAAAGGTACTAAGCAAATGTGTGGTAATAGCAATTATGCAGATATTGGTATTTTTTCTTTTCATCCAGTAAAACATATAGCGTGTGGTGAGGGAGGCATGATAACCACAAACTCTGAAGCGCTTTACAAAAAACTATCTATGCTTAGAACCCATGGTATAACCAAAGAAAACATGGTCGAAAATCATGGAGGGTGGTTTTACGAAATGCAAGAATTGGGTTTTAATTATAGGTTAACCGACATACAATCGGCTCTAGGCATTAAGCAACTTGCAAAAAACAAAGCAAGTGTAGTTAGGAGAAACGAAATAGCAAATAATTACAAGCAAGCATTTAATGGAAAAGTAAAATTCCAAAACTTACCAGATGGAAATTTAAACGCACACCATTTATTTGTTATTGAAGTTGAAGACCGAAAAGGCTTATATGATTATTTAAGAACACACAGTATTTTTGCTCAAATACACTATATACCTTTACATACACTACCATATTATAAAGAAATAGGTTACGGAAGTGCAGATTTAAGCCATTCTGAAAACTACTATTCTAAATGTATCAGTTTACCAATGTACCCAACATTGACAGATGATGAACAAGCATTTGTTATTGAAAAAGTTTTAGAGTTTGTTAATGGTAAATAA
- a CDS encoding aldo/keto reductase, with translation MVNKLILGTVQLGLDYGINNQLGKPTLEKAFDILHTAYDNGVRILDTAEAYGNSVEVIGKFQKRHPNKKFNIISKLAANTNLSSKDLFSHVSEGCKILNTDQLYGYMFHNYMSFKQNTNFYEELLNLKSKGLTLHIGISLYTNEEILDVAENFSDFDFIQIPFNLLDNDLKRKKAILKAKESNIAIHTRSTFLQGLFFIDPNTLTDTLLPLKPYLQEIEKIKLDYNLTTESLALQYVIQKEYINHVLVGVETSQQLIDNIKLCGAESTIPHSKVDKLNVLKSHLLNPSNWN, from the coding sequence ATGGTAAATAAGTTAATATTAGGGACGGTTCAATTAGGGTTAGATTATGGTATCAATAATCAATTAGGAAAGCCAACTTTAGAAAAGGCATTTGATATATTGCATACTGCTTATGATAATGGCGTTAGAATATTAGACACAGCAGAAGCCTACGGTAATTCGGTAGAGGTTATAGGGAAATTTCAGAAACGACATCCCAATAAAAAATTTAATATTATAAGTAAATTGGCAGCAAACACCAATTTGTCTTCTAAAGACCTCTTTAGTCATGTTTCAGAAGGCTGTAAGATTTTAAATACAGACCAGCTTTATGGATACATGTTTCATAATTACATGAGTTTTAAACAAAACACAAATTTTTACGAGGAACTATTAAACCTTAAATCTAAGGGATTGACATTACATATTGGTATTTCATTGTACACTAATGAAGAGATTTTAGATGTAGCTGAAAATTTCAGTGATTTTGATTTTATTCAAATACCTTTTAACTTACTTGACAATGACTTAAAAAGAAAAAAAGCTATTTTGAAAGCAAAAGAGAGCAATATTGCAATACACACAAGATCAACTTTTTTGCAAGGTTTATTTTTTATTGACCCAAATACATTGACAGATACTTTATTACCATTAAAGCCATATCTACAAGAGATCGAAAAAATAAAATTAGATTATAATTTAACAACCGAATCTCTTGCGCTTCAATACGTAATTCAGAAAGAGTATATCAATCACGTTTTAGTAGGCGTAGAAACGAGTCAACAATTAATTGATAACATTAAGTTGTGTGGAGCTGAATCAACAATACCCCATTCTAAAGTTGATAAACTTAATGTCTTAAAAAGCCACTTGTTGAACCCATCCAATTGGAACTAA
- a CDS encoding methionyl-tRNA formyltransferase, whose protein sequence is MKNIVLLGHGVGVKFVVNSLLKNSKTYKVVALFTHPFNDHKRDLELIENRKDIYDEYAYNVFNLKKDYDIDVHESENINDSKTVSKIKHYNPDYIISIGCRNILKGAFLNEFPQKVLNIHTTPLPTYRGAASDSWMILNNELGKEKYGCMHFIDSGIDTGDIIAKSYYTIPKKSYPIDVFKARMDIFHDIILKGLTNLENPNFVAEKQDTSVSTTFPRLYTPKDGKINFKEYTGEQLIHFIWAFGYPFEGAFCFLEDQKINILDGEFHDDLGFHPFSHGLIFGKNENNEYKVSVKNGYIVVKKIEINGVLTKQSKIFRLGKFLK, encoded by the coding sequence ATGAAAAATATTGTGCTATTAGGTCATGGGGTTGGTGTTAAATTTGTTGTGAATTCTTTATTAAAAAACAGTAAAACATACAAAGTTGTAGCTCTTTTTACGCATCCATTTAACGATCATAAAAGAGATTTAGAACTCATTGAAAACAGAAAAGATATTTATGATGAATATGCCTACAATGTTTTCAATTTAAAAAAGGATTACGATATTGATGTGCATGAATCTGAAAACATCAATGATTCTAAAACGGTTTCAAAAATTAAACATTATAATCCTGATTATATCATTAGCATAGGGTGTAGAAACATCTTAAAGGGTGCTTTTTTAAATGAGTTTCCTCAAAAAGTACTGAACATCCATACAACACCTTTGCCAACATATAGAGGAGCAGCAAGCGATTCTTGGATGATTTTAAACAACGAATTAGGAAAAGAAAAGTATGGCTGCATGCACTTTATTGACTCTGGAATCGATACAGGAGATATCATCGCAAAATCGTATTATACTATACCCAAAAAATCATACCCAATTGATGTGTTTAAAGCTAGAATGGACATCTTTCATGATATTATTTTAAAAGGTTTAACGAACCTAGAAAACCCTAATTTTGTTGCTGAAAAACAAGACACAAGTGTATCAACGACTTTTCCAAGGCTGTATACTCCTAAAGATGGAAAAATTAATTTTAAAGAATATACAGGAGAACAATTAATACATTTTATTTGGGCTTTTGGCTACCCTTTCGAAGGTGCCTTTTGTTTTTTAGAAGACCAAAAGATTAATATATTGGATGGCGAGTTTCATGATGATCTCGGCTTTCATCCGTTTTCACATGGTTTAATTTTTGGTAAAAACGAAAACAATGAATATAAAGTTAGTGTTAAAAACGGTTATATAGTTGTGAAGAAAATTGAAATAAATGGAGTGTTAACAAAACAGTCGAAAATATTTAGATTAGGGAAATTTTTGAAGTAA
- a CDS encoding cytidylyltransferase domain-containing protein, with product MKVIAVTQARSGSTRLPNKVLLKIEDKTLLQIHIDRIKQAKQVDAIIIATTIEKADDVIASLANSLDVMYHRGSENDVLDRFYQTVKDIQPDYIVRLTSDCPLIDPMLLDEVIAKAKEEDLDYYANVIEEQYPDGQDIEVIKFSALEKAWKEASLKSDREHVTPYIRNNSTYKGGSLFKSNNHDLDDNYNHVRLTVDEPKDLEVIKHIVNDLGLDKDWRTYAEYYLNNPKVKALNDTIVRNEGYQKSVDEDKNN from the coding sequence ATGAAAGTAATAGCAGTAACACAGGCAAGATCAGGTTCTACGCGTTTGCCAAATAAGGTTTTATTAAAGATTGAAGATAAAACTTTGCTACAGATTCACATTGATAGAATAAAACAAGCAAAGCAAGTTGATGCCATTATTATAGCAACAACTATAGAAAAAGCAGATGATGTGATTGCAAGTCTTGCAAATAGTCTAGACGTTATGTATCACAGAGGAAGTGAAAACGATGTCCTTGACAGATTTTATCAAACCGTAAAGGATATTCAACCCGATTACATTGTGAGACTTACATCTGATTGTCCGTTAATTGACCCAATGCTTTTAGATGAGGTCATAGCCAAGGCAAAAGAAGAAGATTTAGATTATTATGCGAATGTTATAGAAGAGCAATATCCAGATGGACAAGATATAGAAGTGATTAAATTTTCTGCTTTAGAAAAAGCATGGAAGGAGGCATCTCTAAAGTCAGATAGGGAACACGTTACTCCATATATTAGAAATAACTCTACTTACAAAGGAGGTTCGCTATTCAAATCTAATAATCACGATTTAGATGATAATTACAATCATGTGCGTTTAACCGTTGATGAACCTAAAGACCTAGAAGTGATCAAGCATATTGTTAACGATTTAGGTTTAGACAAAGACTGGAGAACTTATGCAGAGTATTATTTAAACAACCCAAAAGTTAAAGCGCTTAACGATACGATTGTAAGGAATGAAGGGTATCAAAAATCTGTAGATGAAGACAAAAACAATTAG
- a CDS encoding aminotransferase class III-fold pyridoxal phosphate-dependent enzyme, with translation MNNRTGQNLYKKAKTLIPGGTMLLSKRPEMFLPDNWPSYFSKAKGCKVWDLDGKEYTDMCIMGIGTNTLGYGNDEVDNAVIETVKKGNMSTFNCPEEVALAEKLVELNPWADMVRFARSGGEANSIAIRIARAASGKDKVAICGYHGWHDWYLSANHNKGDDLSNHLLSGLNPNGVPKNLKNTVYPFHYNDFEELLSIVNQNDIGVIKMEVMRNFGPRDNFLQKVRDLATQRNIVLIFDECTSGFRETYGGIYKKYGVEPDVAMYGKTIGNGYALTAVVGKKSVMEAAQTSFISSTFWTERIGPTAALKTLEVMYKMSSWDIITDQGKKIQNQWKSLAETHNLSISVSGMPALSTYSFNSENAMEYKTFIAQEMLKKGFLASTNFYACTEHKDDQIVDYFDALDGVYKMISDCEKGQKNIQDLLEGPVCHSGFKRLN, from the coding sequence ATGAATAACAGAACAGGACAAAACTTATATAAAAAGGCAAAAACATTAATTCCAGGCGGAACGATGTTGCTTTCTAAACGACCAGAAATGTTTCTACCAGACAATTGGCCGTCTTACTTTTCAAAAGCCAAAGGTTGTAAGGTCTGGGATCTTGATGGTAAGGAATATACCGATATGTGTATTATGGGTATTGGGACAAATACCTTAGGTTATGGAAATGATGAGGTAGATAATGCCGTCATTGAGACAGTAAAAAAAGGTAACATGAGTACATTTAATTGCCCAGAAGAAGTTGCACTTGCGGAAAAGTTGGTAGAGCTAAACCCTTGGGCTGATATGGTTAGGTTTGCACGAAGTGGAGGTGAAGCAAACTCAATTGCCATTAGAATTGCAAGAGCAGCTTCTGGCAAAGATAAAGTAGCCATTTGTGGTTATCATGGTTGGCATGATTGGTATCTTTCAGCAAATCATAATAAAGGGGACGATTTATCGAATCATTTACTTTCTGGGCTAAATCCAAATGGCGTACCCAAAAACTTAAAGAATACGGTATATCCATTTCATTATAATGATTTTGAAGAACTTCTTTCTATTGTAAATCAAAACGATATTGGTGTAATCAAAATGGAGGTTATGCGAAACTTTGGCCCTAGGGACAACTTCTTACAAAAGGTAAGAGATTTAGCAACACAACGTAATATTGTTCTAATTTTTGACGAATGTACTTCTGGGTTTAGAGAAACCTATGGCGGGATTTATAAAAAGTATGGTGTAGAACCAGATGTTGCTATGTATGGAAAAACTATTGGCAACGGATATGCATTAACTGCTGTGGTGGGTAAAAAATCTGTCATGGAAGCCGCACAAACTTCATTTATTAGTAGTACATTTTGGACAGAACGTATAGGGCCAACAGCAGCGTTGAAAACGCTTGAAGTAATGTACAAAATGAGTTCTTGGGATATTATCACTGATCAAGGAAAGAAAATACAAAACCAATGGAAATCTCTGGCAGAAACACACAATCTCTCTATTTCAGTTTCAGGAATGCCAGCACTTAGCACCTATAGTTTTAATAGTGAAAATGCTATGGAATACAAAACTTTTATAGCACAAGAAATGCTTAAAAAAGGGTTTTTAGCGAGTACAAACTTCTATGCTTGTACAGAGCATAAAGACGATCAAATAGTTGATTATTTTGATGCTTTAGATGGTGTTTATAAGATGATATCTGATTGTGAAAAAGGTCAGAAAAATATTCAAGACTTATTAGAAGGACCAGTTTGTCATTCTGGATTTAAGCGATTAAATTAA
- the pseG gene encoding UDP-2,4-diacetamido-2,4,6-trideoxy-beta-L-altropyranose hydrolase — protein MTKTILFRADGNAKTGLGHLYRLFSLVEMTKGQYNFVFLTKEESTTKVIPKEYRFVTIPQNITIDQEPEWVNSQFRAKSHSMIVDGYHFNSSYQKKLKAAGYTFIYIDDLATEHMYADIVINHSPDLNETHYKTEPYTQLALGTQFALLRPAFLKAAREKRKTNSIETAFVCFGGSDPNDLSFKAVKALLQFKKINIVLGEAYNHKDIIELAKQYSDKIKLYKNLTETELVNVMKESHIGIAPASTILYELCCVKMPILSGFYVENQKNIYRELADLNVIYSGGDFRKATTEDFQSMITSLLKSPLHNAYLENQSKIFDGNSSQRILGLINRLHISFRKASEKDMLTVFKWSNDNLVRQNSYNSDEIALKDHKNWFTNKIKDEKSLFLIVLVNNQPSGIVRYEINNEYSVVGIVVSKDYRGQGLATYFLKEAAAYYFKRFDKPIHAYIKKENLASIKSFEKARFKHFKDEIIKGNLSFVYKLKKSDAER, from the coding sequence ATGACTAAAACGATTCTCTTTAGGGCAGATGGAAATGCTAAAACTGGACTAGGTCACTTATACAGATTATTTAGTCTTGTTGAAATGACTAAAGGCCAATATAATTTTGTGTTTTTAACCAAAGAAGAGTCAACGACTAAAGTCATTCCAAAAGAGTATAGGTTTGTAACAATTCCACAAAACATTACTATAGATCAAGAACCAGAATGGGTTAATTCTCAATTTCGAGCTAAATCACATAGCATGATTGTTGATGGATATCACTTTAATTCAAGTTACCAAAAGAAGTTAAAAGCAGCAGGCTATACATTTATTTATATAGATGATTTAGCAACCGAACACATGTATGCAGATATTGTAATCAACCATTCACCAGACCTAAATGAAACGCATTATAAAACGGAACCATATACACAATTAGCCTTAGGGACACAGTTTGCTCTACTTCGTCCAGCATTTTTAAAAGCAGCTCGTGAAAAAAGAAAAACTAATAGTATAGAGACTGCCTTTGTGTGCTTTGGTGGCTCAGACCCTAACGATCTTAGCTTTAAAGCGGTAAAAGCATTGCTACAGTTTAAAAAAATAAATATCGTTCTAGGGGAAGCATATAATCATAAAGACATTATTGAGCTAGCAAAACAGTATTCAGATAAAATCAAATTATATAAAAATCTTACAGAAACTGAACTCGTTAATGTTATGAAAGAATCGCACATTGGTATAGCACCAGCAAGCACTATACTTTATGAGTTGTGCTGTGTAAAAATGCCAATTCTAAGTGGGTTCTATGTTGAAAACCAGAAAAATATTTATAGAGAATTAGCTGATTTAAATGTGATTTATAGTGGTGGTGATTTTAGGAAAGCAACTACCGAGGATTTTCAGTCCATGATAACATCATTATTAAAAAGCCCTCTACATAATGCGTATTTAGAAAATCAATCAAAAATTTTTGACGGAAACAGTTCTCAAAGAATTTTAGGGCTTATAAATAGACTACATATCTCCTTCAGAAAAGCTAGCGAAAAAGACATGCTAACAGTTTTTAAATGGTCTAATGATAACTTAGTACGTCAAAATTCTTATAATTCTGATGAGATTGCTTTAAAAGATCATAAAAATTGGTTTACGAACAAGATTAAAGATGAGAAGTCACTTTTTTTAATTGTTTTGGTTAATAATCAGCCTTCTGGAATTGTTCGCTATGAGATTAATAATGAATATTCAGTTGTAGGCATTGTAGTGTCAAAAGATTATCGCGGACAGGGATTGGCTACTTATTTTTTAAAGGAAGCAGCAGCGTATTATTTTAAAAGATTTGACAAACCAATCCATGCTTATATTAAAAAAGAAAATTTAGCATCTATTAAATCTTTTGAAAAGGCAAGATTTAAACATTTTAAGGACGAAATAATAAAAGGAAACCTTAGTTTTGTATATAAATTGAAAAAATCGGATGCTGAAAGATAA
- the pseI gene encoding pseudaminic acid synthase: MLKDKCFIIAELSANHGGSIEIAEETVRAAKRAGADAIKLQTYTADTITLNVKTDDFKISQGTAWDGQYLYDLYKNASLPWEWHKRLYDLAQEEGLVCFSSPFDKTAVDFLEDLNNPIYKIASFEITDIPLISYIASKGKPIIISTGIATIEDIELAIETCEKAGNSDITILKCTSAYPATPEDANLLTIPDIQKRFKVKSGLSDHTMGIEAPMIAVALGAKVIEKHFILNKKIGGPDAHFSLDEMEFQKMVDAVRLTEKLMGKVDYTMTTKKKKSREFSRSLFITKDLKKGDQLTQENIRSVRPSFGLHPKHYENILGKRVIKNVKKGTPLSFELIKQ; this comes from the coding sequence ATGCTGAAAGATAAATGTTTTATTATTGCTGAACTTTCCGCAAATCATGGAGGAAGTATAGAAATTGCTGAAGAAACCGTTAGAGCTGCCAAAAGAGCTGGCGCTGATGCTATCAAACTTCAAACGTATACTGCAGACACTATAACCCTAAATGTTAAAACAGATGATTTTAAAATAAGCCAAGGTACAGCATGGGACGGCCAATACTTATACGATTTGTATAAAAATGCATCACTTCCATGGGAATGGCACAAAAGACTTTATGATTTAGCGCAAGAAGAAGGGTTGGTTTGTTTTTCGTCACCCTTCGATAAAACAGCTGTTGATTTCTTAGAGGATTTAAATAATCCAATTTATAAGATAGCCTCGTTTGAAATTACGGATATTCCGCTAATTAGTTATATTGCTTCCAAGGGAAAGCCAATTATCATTTCAACAGGGATAGCCACTATTGAAGACATAGAACTAGCCATTGAAACTTGTGAAAAAGCTGGAAATTCAGATATTACAATTTTAAAATGTACGTCGGCTTATCCTGCAACTCCTGAAGATGCTAATTTATTAACCATACCAGATATTCAAAAAAGATTTAAGGTAAAATCAGGATTATCAGATCACACTATGGGAATTGAAGCTCCAATGATTGCTGTAGCATTAGGAGCAAAAGTTATTGAAAAGCACTTTATTTTAAATAAAAAAATAGGAGGTCCAGATGCTCATTTTTCCTTAGACGAAATGGAATTCCAAAAAATGGTAGATGCTGTTAGGTTAACAGAGAAACTAATGGGGAAAGTAGATTACACCATGACTACTAAAAAGAAGAAAAGTAGAGAGTTCTCACGATCTTTATTTATAACTAAAGATCTTAAAAAAGGAGATCAATTAACCCAAGAGAATATTCGTTCGGTACGCCCTAGTTTTGGATTACACCCAAAGCATTATGAAAATATACTGGGAAAAAGAGTTATTAAGAATGTTAAAAAAGGCACACCATTATCTTTTGAATTAATTAAACAGTAA
- a CDS encoding acyltransferase, which translates to MKNFIGFLVFISPSFLGVLLLRASGHKVGKKVKIGFSFIKAKQITLGDNVKIGHLNLILNKSITLNNDAYIGYLNVLKGPFNLELDKKAAIGNKNYITRSNLGITYGESDLILGELTKITTGHHIDLTQSISFGKFSILAGVRSQMWTHGYYHANTGKDRIRIDGKIQIGDNVYIGSGCIFNPGVKVGNAIHVGSGSVVSKDLEKPGMYVSQGLRHIENSLDKVKSKLKKVKDHGLVELIYKKE; encoded by the coding sequence TTGAAAAATTTCATTGGTTTTTTAGTATTTATTTCACCCTCATTCCTGGGTGTTTTGTTGTTAAGAGCATCTGGACACAAAGTGGGAAAAAAAGTAAAAATTGGTTTTTCATTCATTAAAGCCAAACAAATAACGCTTGGTGATAATGTAAAAATTGGACATTTAAATCTAATACTAAATAAGTCGATAACACTAAATAATGATGCATATATTGGATATCTAAATGTTTTAAAGGGACCATTTAACTTAGAGCTTGATAAAAAAGCTGCTATTGGTAATAAAAATTACATAACCAGAAGTAATTTAGGAATAACCTATGGAGAGAGCGATTTGATTTTGGGCGAATTAACAAAAATAACAACTGGTCATCACATCGATTTAACACAAAGTATAAGTTTTGGAAAATTTTCTATTTTGGCTGGAGTAAGATCTCAAATGTGGACACATGGCTATTACCATGCTAATACAGGAAAAGATAGGATCAGAATTGATGGTAAAATACAAATAGGTGACAACGTATACATAGGTTCAGGTTGTATTTTTAATCCTGGCGTAAAAGTTGGTAATGCCATTCACGTTGGCAGTGGCAGTGTTGTTTCTAAAGACTTAGAAAAACCAGGAATGTACGTTAGTCAAGGTCTGCGACATATTGAAAATAGCCTCGATAAAGTAAAGAGCAAGCTAAAAAAAGTAAAAGATCATGGTTTAGTTGAACTTATATATAAAAAAGAATAA
- a CDS encoding O-antigen polymerase, with protein sequence MGKELTGGAVGVIASILYPFSFLALLVTIYNYKIFNKTHLFLIVSFGLYPIIETFFMGGRTIIALLGTTIIIVSYASFFKNTTFTIVKFKVLKTTLASLPKFLFKKKVIIPLAIVSLLFVSYSIKVLDTRLTRFNYGDTVFKVWEQKDYQWVKFDKDFKEAFYSALPNEKSRMLGLFSLKHYFAHGVFEYVRLVNDLEKTTGYHYGQYEFNVFFKFFRVFGAPLKSFDELNDIVKRKAVYQTFFGPFYIDFGLFGIVLLFFWGRFSKRIYTHAKRGHTQYIIFYGYLSTIIITSIYLNFLMGSSSYYLFTFFISLLVFKYWPNNLTFIAKHKL encoded by the coding sequence ATGGGAAAAGAGTTAACAGGCGGAGCAGTTGGAGTAATTGCATCTATATTATATCCTTTTTCTTTTTTAGCACTTCTTGTTACAATTTATAACTATAAAATTTTTAATAAAACGCACCTGTTTTTAATAGTAAGTTTTGGTCTCTACCCAATTATAGAAACCTTTTTTATGGGAGGGAGAACCATTATTGCATTACTTGGTACGACCATTATTATTGTAAGTTATGCCAGCTTTTTTAAAAACACAACGTTTACTATTGTAAAATTTAAAGTTTTAAAAACAACATTAGCTTCGTTGCCTAAATTTCTATTTAAAAAAAAGGTGATAATTCCTTTGGCAATAGTGTCACTTTTGTTTGTATCCTATTCCATAAAGGTTTTAGACACACGATTAACACGTTTTAATTATGGAGATACTGTGTTTAAAGTTTGGGAACAAAAAGACTACCAATGGGTGAAGTTTGATAAAGATTTCAAAGAAGCTTTTTACTCAGCTCTCCCCAATGAAAAAAGTCGAATGTTGGGTCTTTTTAGCTTAAAACATTACTTTGCTCATGGGGTTTTTGAATATGTAAGACTAGTAAACGACCTTGAAAAAACCACGGGTTATCACTATGGCCAATATGAGTTTAATGTGTTTTTTAAATTTTTTAGAGTTTTTGGCGCCCCTCTGAAATCATTTGACGAACTCAACGACATAGTAAAAAGAAAAGCAGTTTATCAAACTTTCTTTGGGCCTTTTTATATTGACTTTGGTTTATTTGGTATAGTGCTTTTGTTTTTTTGGGGGCGTTTTTCAAAACGAATCTATACACATGCAAAAAGAGGACACACTCAATATATTATTTTTTATGGATATCTTTCCACAATCATCATCACCTCAATTTATTTGAATTTTTTAATGGGGTCATCATCCTATTATTTATTTACTTTTTTTATTTCATTATTAGTTTTTAAGTACTGGCCAAATAATTTGACCTTCATTGCAAAGCATAAATTATGA